A portion of the Edaphobacter lichenicola genome contains these proteins:
- a CDS encoding DinB family protein: protein MTMLHDVIARDFLDVSCRRLDQMTECLEVCLRKLSDEQVWQRQGAHENAVGNLVLHLCGNARQWLIHGVGGATDIRVRDAEFSADGGKSGAELIALFRSTMAEAKSAISAVSAERMAERITPQGRDVSVLEAIYQVVGHVQQHVGQIILLTKQMTATDLDLTMPRPR, encoded by the coding sequence ATGACGATGTTGCATGATGTGATTGCTCGTGACTTTCTGGATGTTTCCTGTCGCAGGTTGGATCAGATGACTGAGTGCCTTGAGGTCTGCCTGCGCAAGTTGAGTGATGAACAGGTTTGGCAGCGCCAGGGAGCACATGAAAATGCTGTCGGAAATCTTGTTTTGCATCTTTGCGGAAATGCGCGGCAGTGGCTCATCCACGGAGTGGGTGGGGCGACTGACATCAGAGTGAGGGATGCGGAGTTCAGTGCCGATGGAGGCAAAAGTGGAGCGGAGTTGATCGCTTTGTTCCGAAGTACGATGGCTGAAGCTAAGAGCGCGATCTCTGCTGTGTCGGCTGAGCGGATGGCCGAGAGAATAACTCCGCAGGGACGCGATGTGAGTGTGCTCGAGGCGATCTATCAGGTGGTTGGGCATGTGCAACAGCATGTGGGCCAGATTATTTTGCTGACCAAGCAGATGACAGCGACGGATCTTGATCTGACGATGCCTCGTCCCCGGTGA
- a CDS encoding carboxypeptidase-like regulatory domain-containing protein, with protein sequence MRVLVLVLVFVGGDFLNAQIVELSGGTSSLYQSQGGTVSIRNGTYTTSVGAGTVGGQFYGGAQLVKATERARYTLGIDNIPFNLPTDIFDSGHYLTGVGAGVTTKVDDANLYAFAGATSNTFNSPFFNGARTATPAGILFVTGKVAPQWTGSAHVIVARQVTALYSMEWNSGGGTQVAFSGGMGSYQPYAAASLSINRQRIDLKAAYYESGSQFRRADVQTPISSEPARENILLTVRPTPYLTLTAGRQNYLTPVYESQNNLRSTVNQGSASLQVVGVAMSAMLFQSTYDGRSDVAMVYSASRDVTPRVHVGASYLVSRPEGSNSTDELISTVQETLSPRWVLSQSVNTSNGQNTFGFGGSFLSNLATLSADYQTYYVPARVESPFEQALILNAQIHLFGKLALNGGTFVAADGQLLYTAEAEGAVSRQQGMETAAYQHYSMGGMMVRGRVLDLSGQPVMGAALLVDQLSVYTDSDGYFYVRERKPRTHPLTVLVDQFLNGGSYRVVSAPAEATSSASEDQTVMTVVVEKTPRGRS encoded by the coding sequence GTGAGGGTTCTCGTTCTGGTTTTAGTCTTTGTGGGCGGAGATTTTCTTAACGCCCAGATCGTCGAGTTAAGCGGAGGTACCTCGTCGCTCTACCAGTCGCAGGGTGGAACGGTGAGCATCCGCAACGGGACCTATACAACATCGGTGGGGGCGGGTACGGTGGGGGGGCAGTTCTATGGTGGAGCGCAGCTAGTGAAGGCAACGGAACGGGCCAGATACACATTGGGCATCGACAACATTCCTTTCAATCTTCCGACGGATATCTTTGACAGCGGTCACTATTTGACTGGAGTCGGCGCGGGAGTAACAACGAAAGTGGACGACGCAAATCTTTACGCATTTGCAGGAGCCACGTCAAACACGTTCAATAGTCCGTTCTTCAATGGCGCTCGCACTGCGACGCCGGCAGGCATTCTATTTGTAACTGGAAAAGTCGCACCACAATGGACGGGGTCGGCACATGTCATTGTGGCAAGACAGGTGACTGCCCTGTACAGCATGGAATGGAACTCAGGCGGAGGGACACAGGTCGCGTTCTCAGGAGGAATGGGATCCTACCAGCCTTACGCGGCCGCGAGTCTATCAATCAACCGGCAACGAATTGACCTCAAGGCGGCCTATTACGAATCGGGGAGTCAGTTCAGGCGTGCGGATGTGCAGACTCCAATCTCCTCGGAGCCCGCTCGCGAAAATATCCTGCTAACGGTGAGGCCGACGCCGTATCTCACTCTTACGGCAGGAAGGCAGAACTATCTGACGCCGGTTTACGAGTCACAAAATAATCTGCGCAGTACAGTGAATCAAGGTTCAGCCAGTCTGCAGGTCGTGGGTGTCGCGATGTCCGCGATGTTATTTCAGTCGACCTACGACGGTCGTAGCGATGTCGCGATGGTCTACTCAGCAAGTCGGGATGTAACACCGCGAGTCCATGTTGGCGCAAGTTATCTCGTTAGCCGGCCGGAGGGTTCAAACAGTACAGATGAGCTCATCTCTACTGTTCAAGAGACGCTGAGCCCTCGCTGGGTGTTATCACAGTCTGTCAACACATCGAACGGGCAGAATACCTTTGGCTTCGGGGGATCGTTTTTGTCCAACCTGGCGACGTTGAGCGCGGACTATCAGACATATTATGTTCCTGCCAGGGTGGAGTCTCCCTTCGAGCAAGCCCTGATCCTGAATGCTCAGATTCATCTTTTTGGAAAGCTCGCATTGAATGGTGGAACGTTTGTCGCTGCCGACGGACAGTTACTGTACACGGCTGAGGCGGAAGGTGCAGTGTCGCGCCAACAAGGCATGGAAACCGCCGCTTATCAGCACTATTCGATGGGTGGCATGATGGTTCGCGGAAGAGTGCTCGACTTATCGGGACAACCCGTAATGGGCGCCGCGCTTTTAGTCGATCAGCTTTCGGTTTATACCGACTCGGATGGGTACTTCTACGTGAGAGAGCGCAAACCGCGCACGCATCCCCTTACGGTACTGGTGGATCAATTTTTGAATGGTGGAAGCTATCGCGTCGTGTCCGCTCCGGCAGAGGCGACCAGCAGTGCAAGCGAAGATCAGACAGTCATGACCGTTGTAGTGGAGAAGACTCCACGGGGCAGAAGTTAG
- a CDS encoding ABC transporter substrate-binding protein produces MILESSPNNLDLRQGTDAQSERVGGLIFDALVKKDEHYELQPWLATSWDQPDALTWVFHLRDGVQFHDGRPLEAPDVAYTIESLLDGSLVTAKSGSFATVDRAEAKDRLTVVVHMRRPDAGLLFNVSDGLFGVVPRGSGRDFGLRPIGSGPFKFVSAVQDKEVILEQNHHYWSIAPEVPADAQRIERVRFEVVPDAITSALELKKGSADLASNVVTLDMVHTLQSAANLQVESGVGSPVVYVTFNVTDPVLKDKRVRQAVACAIDRHAIVDAIWRGQARLADTLLPIGHWAAATDAELGQYPHDVGRAQRLLEEAGFPAGKDGVRLRLTLKTSTDETTRLMAAVLQQQLRAAGIRLEIRSAEFGTFYADVTKGAFQIYALRWIGSNEDPDIFRYAYGSGSFPPKGGNRGRYSNPQVDALLADAAGSTVRAVRKADYVKVQKILAEELPGIPLWYPNNEVIHTRHVQGVVARGAGSFDFLREAWVVR; encoded by the coding sequence ATGATTCTCGAAAGCAGTCCAAATAATCTGGATCTTCGGCAAGGGACGGACGCCCAGTCGGAGCGAGTGGGTGGGCTCATCTTCGACGCGCTCGTGAAGAAGGATGAGCATTACGAGTTACAACCTTGGCTAGCTACGAGTTGGGATCAACCGGATGCGCTGACATGGGTGTTTCATCTACGAGACGGGGTACAGTTCCACGATGGAAGGCCCCTTGAGGCGCCTGATGTGGCCTATACCATTGAGAGCCTCCTTGACGGCTCACTCGTGACGGCAAAGTCTGGGAGTTTTGCGACCGTTGATCGGGCGGAGGCAAAGGATCGGCTAACGGTCGTAGTCCATATGAGGCGACCCGATGCGGGTCTGCTGTTCAATGTAAGCGATGGATTGTTTGGAGTAGTGCCTCGGGGCAGCGGAAGAGATTTCGGGTTGCGCCCAATTGGGTCTGGGCCGTTCAAGTTTGTGAGTGCAGTGCAGGATAAGGAAGTAATCCTGGAGCAAAATCACCACTACTGGTCAATAGCACCCGAGGTGCCTGCAGATGCACAAAGAATCGAGCGAGTACGGTTCGAGGTCGTGCCGGATGCGATAACGAGCGCGCTGGAGTTGAAGAAGGGGTCCGCGGATCTTGCCAGCAACGTGGTGACTTTGGATATGGTGCACACGTTGCAGAGCGCGGCGAATCTACAGGTGGAATCGGGCGTGGGTTCTCCGGTAGTTTATGTGACATTCAATGTTACAGATCCAGTGTTGAAGGATAAGAGAGTACGTCAGGCAGTGGCTTGTGCGATTGATCGGCACGCGATTGTAGACGCGATCTGGCGAGGGCAAGCAAGGCTGGCTGACACACTGCTGCCGATAGGGCACTGGGCTGCGGCTACAGATGCAGAGTTGGGGCAATATCCCCATGACGTCGGCAGGGCGCAAAGACTCCTCGAGGAGGCTGGCTTTCCTGCTGGCAAAGACGGGGTTAGGTTGCGGCTGACTCTGAAGACGAGCACGGACGAGACGACTCGACTGATGGCAGCGGTGCTGCAACAACAGTTGCGTGCAGCAGGGATTCGGCTGGAGATTCGATCGGCCGAGTTTGGGACGTTCTATGCCGACGTGACCAAAGGTGCGTTTCAGATCTATGCGCTACGGTGGATCGGAAGCAACGAAGATCCGGATATCTTTCGGTATGCGTACGGTTCGGGCAGCTTTCCGCCGAAGGGAGGAAATCGTGGTCGGTATTCCAACCCACAGGTGGATGCGCTGCTCGCAGATGCTGCGGGTTCAACGGTCCGAGCAGTGAGAAAGGCGGACTATGTTAAGGTACAGAAGATTTTGGCGGAAGAGTTACCAGGAATACCGCTTTGGTATCCGAATAACGAAGTGATTCACACTCGCCATGTGCAAGGAGTTGTAGCGAGGGGTGCAGGAAGCTTTGATTTTTTGCGCGAGGCGTGGGTGGTGCGGTAG
- a CDS encoding fimbrial biogenesis chaperone, whose product MFFRVLIGTLWLGASVLAQTVQPVIVEYKGKADGKLMLTNNTLSPMVVILEPKSFSITPEGKGQFRPLDSNIHVQLSSMSVRLQPKQTYYVFYKATADKLPAWFTVYATFSNPRHSDGLDVRIMLPHTVYLYQKQPLTASEVQVKNLSYSVGTRRLSCDIENDGDALARVQSVKATGDHANGDLAGFPLLPGGSRHIEMDWPESQSPTEIDFRFEHFDLKRPITGSTQ is encoded by the coding sequence ATGTTTTTTCGAGTTCTCATAGGCACATTATGGCTTGGTGCGTCCGTGTTGGCACAGACTGTTCAACCAGTCATCGTTGAATACAAAGGTAAAGCTGATGGAAAACTGATGCTTACCAATAACACCTTGTCCCCGATGGTTGTGATACTGGAGCCGAAAAGCTTCAGCATTACTCCGGAAGGGAAGGGGCAGTTTCGACCGCTTGACAGTAACATCCACGTTCAGCTTTCGTCGATGAGTGTCCGGCTTCAACCAAAACAGACCTACTACGTCTTTTACAAAGCCACGGCGGATAAACTGCCCGCATGGTTTACCGTGTACGCCACATTTTCAAACCCGCGGCACAGTGACGGTTTAGATGTGCGAATCATGCTGCCTCATACGGTCTATCTCTATCAGAAGCAGCCGCTGACGGCGAGTGAAGTCCAGGTAAAGAATCTCTCGTACAGTGTCGGGACCCGCCGGTTGAGCTGCGATATCGAAAATGATGGTGACGCTCTCGCCAGAGTTCAATCGGTCAAAGCTACTGGAGATCATGCGAACGGGGATCTTGCCGGTTTCCCCTTGTTGCCCGGGGGATCGAGACACATAGAGATGGATTGGCCTGAGAGTCAGTCTCCCACCGAGATCGACTTTCGTTTTGAGCACTTCGACCTCAAGCGGCCGATTACAGGCAGCACACAGTAA